A window of the Streptomyces sp. JB150 genome harbors these coding sequences:
- a CDS encoding ABC transporter ATP-binding protein, with the protein MTQNTAIQLTSLTRTHHTGGYTVTALDDVTLAFPEGSFTAVMGPSGSGKSTLLQCAAGLDRPTSGSVRLGGTELTTLSERRLTLLRRERIGFVFQAFNLLPSLTAEQNVALPLRLAGRRVPRARVRAVLARVGLGDRERHRPAELSGGQQQRVALARALITRPDVLFADEPTGALDSRTSRAVLTLLREMVDQEGQTTLMVTHDPVAAAYADRVVFLADGRVHGELTGATADIVAARMTSLESSPSAHPAAPARETQPC; encoded by the coding sequence ATGACCCAGAACACCGCGATCCAGCTCACCTCGCTCACCAGAACGCACCACACCGGCGGCTACACCGTGACCGCCCTCGACGACGTCACCCTCGCCTTCCCCGAAGGTTCCTTCACCGCCGTGATGGGTCCCTCCGGCTCCGGCAAGTCGACCCTGCTCCAGTGCGCCGCGGGCCTGGACCGCCCCACCTCGGGGTCGGTGCGGCTCGGCGGCACGGAACTGACGACGCTCAGCGAGCGACGGCTGACCCTGCTGCGCCGTGAACGGATCGGCTTCGTCTTCCAGGCGTTCAACCTGCTGCCGTCGCTCACCGCCGAGCAGAACGTCGCCCTGCCGCTGCGCCTGGCGGGCCGGCGCGTGCCCCGGGCGCGCGTCCGCGCGGTGCTCGCCCGGGTGGGACTCGGCGACCGCGAGCGGCACCGGCCCGCCGAACTGTCCGGCGGCCAGCAGCAGCGCGTCGCCCTCGCCCGCGCCCTGATCACCCGCCCCGACGTCCTGTTCGCCGACGAACCCACCGGCGCGCTCGACTCGCGGACCAGCCGCGCGGTGCTGACCCTGCTGCGCGAGATGGTCGACCAGGAGGGCCAGACGACGCTCATGGTCACCCACGACCCCGTCGCCGCCGCGTACGCCGACCGTGTCGTCTTCCTGGCCGACGGCCGCGTGCACGGCGAACTGACCGGCGCGACCGCCGACATCGTCGCCGCCCGCATGACGAGCCTCGAGTCCTCCCCGTCCGCTCACCCCGCCGCCCCGGCCCGGGAGACCCAGCCGTGCTGA
- a CDS encoding FtsX-like permease family protein: MLITAVRTLRTRWVTFLGSFVALSLGVALLTVTGLALASSLQAPPRAPERFAAAPVVVQGPSTLRVPTPNGDRTHRLAHPRPVPAMTVARLKGLGRVVADHAFATRTADGTPMTGRPWSIAAFTPYDLTAGRAPEAPGEVVATGIRARPGDRLRTGHGTLRVVGTAVPRTALREGALFFTDARAAALSPAPARLVVDAAPDAVRAAVANSPGVDVLTGDDRRLADPRPDRDAEDLATMHALFGTAGGVTAFVSVFVVASTFAFAVAQRRREFGLLRTAGATPGQIRRLVAAEALLVGVLAAAAGCVLGGHGAPRLAAWVAGAGLAPPWFTIGDHVWPYHLAFWTGVLVALLGAAAASRRAGRTAPAQALREASADTGPLTLGRLLWGTALLLTAAVTPLLALADDPGELLHRKTYVSRPMLLITAVALLSPALVPPLTRLPARLRGVTGMLVRESAAAGVRRSAAVAAPVLVTVGLAGSLLGATATVQAAKTAETRARTAADFVVTPRGDTVFDAATLKRLRAVPGTDVSVTSTSTVYVLEEGVALIRSQARVAEPGALAATTRLPLAAGRVTALDDDSIIVNEEWERHRVGDRVDVWLGDGTRRSLRIAAVMRTGTGGNGVYVTPANAPGARPDRVEVRLTRGPGTTRTTQATQDATPASKTTADTPTTVAAAAAALRKAAGAHADVRTTDDWIRATHPETTRTTRHGLFLVLGIALLYTAISLVNTTVMATSDRVRELAALRLAGATRAQTLRLVAAESLTVVAAGGVLGLLAAALNLLGMGAALTLLEVPAAVRLPWPVLGATFAVCAALAVTASVTSATLALRRRRPPAAP, from the coding sequence GTGCTGATCACCGCCGTACGCACCCTCCGCACCCGCTGGGTCACCTTCCTCGGCAGCTTCGTCGCCCTCTCCCTCGGCGTCGCCCTGCTCACCGTGACCGGCCTGGCACTCGCCTCCTCCCTGCAGGCTCCGCCCCGCGCGCCGGAACGGTTCGCCGCGGCTCCGGTCGTCGTGCAGGGCCCGAGCACGCTGCGCGTCCCCACCCCGAACGGCGACCGCACCCACCGGCTCGCCCACCCCCGCCCGGTCCCCGCGATGACCGTCGCGCGTCTGAAGGGCCTCGGCCGGGTCGTCGCGGACCACGCGTTCGCCACGCGGACGGCGGACGGGACCCCGATGACCGGCCGCCCCTGGTCCATCGCCGCCTTCACGCCGTACGACCTGACCGCCGGCCGCGCCCCCGAGGCGCCCGGCGAAGTCGTCGCCACCGGCATCCGGGCCCGGCCCGGCGACCGTCTGCGCACCGGCCACGGCACCCTCCGCGTGGTGGGCACCGCCGTGCCCCGGACCGCCCTTCGCGAGGGCGCGCTCTTCTTCACCGACGCCCGCGCCGCCGCCCTCTCGCCCGCCCCGGCCCGGCTCGTCGTGGACGCCGCCCCGGACGCCGTCCGCGCGGCCGTCGCAAACTCACCCGGCGTCGACGTCCTCACCGGCGACGACCGCCGCCTCGCGGACCCCCGCCCCGACCGGGACGCCGAGGACCTCGCCACGATGCACGCCCTGTTCGGCACGGCCGGCGGCGTCACCGCCTTCGTGTCGGTGTTCGTCGTGGCCTCGACGTTCGCCTTCGCCGTCGCCCAGCGCCGCCGCGAGTTCGGCCTGCTGCGCACCGCGGGCGCGACCCCCGGCCAGATCCGCCGCCTGGTGGCCGCGGAGGCCCTGCTCGTCGGCGTCCTGGCCGCGGCGGCCGGCTGCGTCCTCGGCGGACACGGCGCGCCCCGCCTGGCCGCCTGGGTGGCCGGCGCGGGACTCGCCCCGCCGTGGTTCACGATCGGCGATCACGTCTGGCCGTACCACCTGGCCTTCTGGACCGGTGTCCTGGTCGCGCTGCTCGGTGCGGCGGCCGCCTCCCGGCGAGCCGGCCGGACCGCCCCGGCCCAGGCCCTGCGCGAGGCGTCCGCGGACACCGGGCCGCTCACGCTCGGCCGGCTCCTGTGGGGCACCGCCCTGCTGCTGACGGCGGCCGTCACCCCGCTCCTCGCTCTCGCGGACGACCCGGGCGAGCTGCTGCACCGCAAGACGTACGTCAGCCGGCCGATGCTGCTGATCACCGCCGTGGCGCTGCTCTCGCCGGCCCTGGTGCCCCCGCTGACCCGGCTGCCGGCCCGGCTGCGCGGCGTCACCGGCATGCTGGTGCGGGAGAGCGCCGCCGCCGGAGTGCGCCGCAGCGCGGCCGTCGCGGCACCCGTCCTGGTCACCGTCGGTCTCGCGGGGTCCCTCCTGGGCGCCACGGCGACCGTGCAGGCGGCGAAGACCGCCGAGACGCGCGCGCGGACGGCGGCCGACTTCGTCGTCACCCCGCGCGGGGACACCGTTTTCGACGCCGCGACACTGAAGCGCCTCCGCGCGGTGCCCGGCACCGACGTCTCGGTCACCTCGACGAGCACCGTGTACGTCCTGGAGGAGGGCGTGGCCCTGATCAGGTCGCAGGCCCGCGTGGCCGAGCCCGGCGCGCTCGCCGCGACCACCCGCCTGCCACTGGCCGCCGGACGCGTCACCGCACTCGACGACGACTCGATCATCGTCAACGAGGAGTGGGAGAGGCACCGCGTGGGGGACCGCGTCGACGTGTGGCTCGGCGACGGCACCCGGCGCTCCCTGCGGATCGCCGCGGTGATGCGCACCGGCACGGGCGGCAACGGCGTCTACGTCACCCCGGCCAACGCTCCCGGCGCCCGCCCGGACCGGGTCGAGGTACGGCTCACCCGTGGGCCGGGCACGACGCGCACCACACAGGCCACGCAAGACGCCACGCCGGCCAGCAAAACCACTGCTGACACGCCCACCACAGTGGCCGCCGCGGCCGCAGCCCTCCGCAAGGCGGCGGGCGCTCACGCGGATGTCAGGACCACGGACGACTGGATCCGGGCCACCCACCCCGAGACCACCCGGACGACCCGCCACGGCCTCTTCCTCGTCCTCGGCATCGCCCTGCTCTACACGGCGATCTCCCTGGTCAACACCACGGTCATGGCGACCTCCGACCGGGTCCGCGAGCTGGCCGCGCTGCGCCTGGCCGGCGCGACCCGCGCGCAGACGCTGCGCCTGGTCGCCGCCGAGTCCTTGACGGTGGTGGCCGCCGGCGGAGTGCTGGGCCTGCTGGCCGCCGCGCTGAACCTGCTCGGCATGGGAGCCGCTCTCACACTGCTGGAGGTTCCCGCCGCCGTACGACTGCCCTGGCCGGTCCTCGGGGCGACCTTCGCCGTGTGCGCGGCGCTCGCGGTCACCGCGTCCGTGACCTCCGCCACACTCGCCCTGCGTCGACGCCGACCACCCGCCGCGCCATGA
- a CDS encoding DUF3662 and FHA domain-containing protein: MGVLKRFEQRLEGLVNGTFAKVFKSEVQPVEIAGALQRECDNNATIWNRDRTVVPNDFIVELSAPDFERLSPYSGQLGDELAGMVRDYAKQQRYTFMGAIKVHLEKADDLDTGLYRVRSRTLASSSSQQQAPASAPPAGRPGGYGYPPAAPSGAPPMPAAPPPGARPGGYGYPPAAAGQRPPAAPVAGGRTRYWIEINGTRHQISRPTLVLGRSTEADVRIDDPGVSRRHCEIRTGTPSTIQDLGSTNGIVVDGQHTTRATLRDGSRIVVGSTTVIYRQAEG; the protein is encoded by the coding sequence ATGGGAGTCCTGAAGCGTTTCGAGCAGCGTCTCGAAGGTCTGGTCAACGGCACCTTCGCCAAGGTCTTCAAGTCCGAGGTGCAGCCCGTGGAGATCGCGGGCGCGCTGCAGCGCGAGTGCGACAACAACGCCACCATCTGGAACCGCGACCGCACCGTCGTCCCCAATGACTTCATCGTCGAGCTGAGCGCCCCCGACTTCGAGCGGCTGAGCCCGTACTCGGGGCAGCTCGGCGACGAGCTGGCCGGCATGGTCCGCGACTACGCCAAGCAGCAGCGCTACACCTTCATGGGTGCGATCAAGGTCCACCTGGAGAAGGCCGACGACCTCGACACCGGCCTGTACCGGGTGCGCAGCCGTACGCTCGCCTCCTCCAGCAGCCAGCAGCAGGCGCCCGCCTCCGCACCGCCCGCCGGCCGCCCCGGCGGCTACGGTTACCCGCCGGCCGCCCCGTCGGGCGCGCCCCCCATGCCCGCCGCACCGCCGCCCGGCGCCCGCCCGGGTGGCTACGGCTACCCGCCGGCCGCGGCCGGCCAGCGTCCTCCCGCCGCGCCGGTGGCCGGCGGACGCACCCGCTACTGGATCGAGATCAACGGCACCCGCCATCAGATCTCCCGCCCGACGCTCGTGCTGGGCCGCAGCACCGAAGCCGACGTGCGGATCGACGACCCCGGCGTGAGCCGCCGGCACTGCGAGATCCGGACCGGAACGCCCTCGACGATCCAGGATCTCGGCTCCACCAACGGCATCGTGGTGGACGGGCAGCACACCACCCGCGCTACGCTCCGCGACGGCTCGCGGATCGTCGTGGGCAGCACCACCGTTATCTATAGGCAAGCCGAAGGGTGA